The genomic window CAATAATGAAAGGTATTTCTTTTTTCTGATATCCATCCGGAACCCCAAGTCGATCTTTATAATACTGTGCAAGTGATTGCAATATCATTTTCGCACCTCCGAGCTGCCTAACGGAGGCACAACTATGGAGCCATTTTCCAAATATGCTCGGAAAAACATTGGCTTAGGCTCACCATTGTTGAAATCGATATCGTAAAGCATCCATCCTAGATCTTTTGTATCGGTAATAGTTTGCGGTAAATCCTTGTCATCAAGTAATTCAAAGTCAGCTGCGAACTCACGGCAGCCGAGACACGGCCTATGGAAACATTGTCCTTTTTTCGCTCTACGCATAAACATTTCTTCGTGTTTTGCAAGGTTATCATCTGGCCCTGCCTTATCTGTCATCCTAAAGAATGCATGTATTACATAGGCAACGTCTCGAAGAAACAGACCGGCTCTTT from Bacillota bacterium includes these protein-coding regions:
- the cas5c gene encoding type I-C CRISPR-associated protein Cas5c, translated to MHDNENKRRSRLFNLKVWGENACFTRPEMKVERVSYDAMTPSAARGILEAIHWKPAIKWHITQIDVLNPIKWTSVRRNEVGIKMSPSSKQLFIEDQRQQRAGLFLRDVAYVIHAFFRMTDKAGPDDNLAKHEEMFMRRAKKGQCFHRPCLGCREFAADFELLDDKDLPQTITDTKDLGWMLYDIDFNNGEPKPMFFRAYLENGSIVVPPLGSSEVRK